ATCCCCAATTGGTAAATGGCAATAATATGGGATCAGATAATTCTGCAGAATCACCCATAATGATAAATGGCAATAATATGGGATCAGATAATTCTGCAGGATATCCCCAATTGGTAAATGGCAATAATATGGGATCAGATAATTCTGCAGAATCACCCATAATGATAAATGGCAATAATATGGGATCAGATAATTCTGCAGGATATCCCCAATTGGTAAATGGCAATAATATGGGATCAGATAATTCTGCAGAATCACCCAGAATGATAAATGGTAATAATAGTGTAATGCCTTATTTTACTGGAAATGACcaacaaatatttaatagCATTAGTAGCTTGAAACCAGTAAATCATGAAGagttatacaaaaataaaatgaatccaataatatataatgcacATGAAACGAAAAGtggtaataaaaatggtgCACCTAATTCCACATATGATTATTCATCTGATTATAATTCTGATTCTGAATCAAATGAGTCAAATGAATCAAATGAATCAAATGAATCAAATGAAtcaaatgtatatataataaaaaatacaaaattagAAAACGACAATAAAGATGGTAATGGAAATGTAAATgatacaaattattataaaaatcaaatagACATCGCGAATAAAAACCAAGGAAACGGATATAATagtgaaaatatttatggaGATAGTATGCATTCGGATAGTGCTTTATCTTATGAAAGCGATTTAAGCtctgaaaataaatatgccAAAGAAGGTTCAAATGATGAagcaaatatattttatagagATAATGCTCAAGATAGAGAAACAAAAGAAAAGTTAATGAATTCTTCAGAATCGGATAAAGATGTAGAAAACCCTTTACATGTAAAAATTCCAGAAGAAAATGTAAACTATCATTTTTCcaattatatgaattttgataaaaaaaatatacttatTTCCAATGAATcagaattattaaaaatgatagGACCTGATTTTTCAAAAGAAGTAAATAATTATTGTAGTAAAAAATCAATATTCCCTTCGAAAGGTAATTATTTGGATATTTCTTTTGAATATTCTAAAAAGTTAGGAAAATTAAgagaaaaaattgtaaatgGACTGTTTAAAAAGAGAGGCAAATTGGTTACTAAAGaaaataacattttaaaacaaatagaaaactctttaaaaaaatattatgtgGAAAAACGCCaggaatatttaaattctGCTTCAGAATCTagtgaattaaaaaatgacgAAGAATCGATGTTAAgcaatgaatataataaattattagaagaatatatttgtcatatattttctaataatCCTGGTACAACTCagtttgaaaaattatattaccATAACCTAGCATTAGGCGAAATAATGAAAccaataaaaacaaaatataaaaatgtagcACCATTGTCTATTGCGttaaattatgaaatataCATTGTTTCTTcttcaaatatttatttatttggacatatgttattattatcattagcATATCTTTCttataattcatattttacaaaagGAACGAAATCATTTTATTCAATGGAAACAATGTTGTTAGCAAATTCAGattattccttttttatgtaCAATGAAATGTGTAATGTTTATTACAGACCTAACaaatcatttaaaaaagatTTAACATTTATTCCAATCGAATTAAGACCAGGAAGATATACTACATATGTCGGAgaaaggaaaataatatgtgaCACATTAGAACTAATATTAAACGCAGTATCTCTTATAAACATTAATGAAGTTTACAAtgtttttcataaaaataatgtttatGGATATGAAAATTCGGTAtctttttcaaataatgcAATAAGAGTATTTTCACAAGTTTGCCCAAGAAacatggaaaaaaatattataaattgtAGTTTTGAAAAATCTACTTTATATAAAGGAAATGCTCCAGAAAATATAGATCAAAAAGACTTGAAAAAAGCATTCGATCTATTAAATACATTTAGTGGAATAGAAAGTTTTTCACATaataattatcaaaatagtTACTATATAAAACTTATCATGGAACAAAACTTATATGCCGATTTTTACaagtatttattttggtATGATAATAGAGAACTTATAAAAACACGTGAATTAAgcggaaaaaaaaaaacttcaaagtatatttatgatcaatatataaaaactaataaattattagaaaaaaaattcaatgtactttctaaatataatttgaaaTCGAAAGGATTGTTAGCATTTCATTCATTAATAGATAAATATTCAgaatttgttaaaaataagaagATTAGAAatctatatttaaaatttgtttcaTATGCTCGacactttttatttatgaacAATACAATGAATTCTCCAAACAAGTCGTATCTcgattttatgaatatggTACTCGAAGAATTACAAAATGAAACAAAAGCCCCATTAAAACTTATAGTACGGGGCAATTATATGATGCATTTGAATGATATAGCTAAAAAAGAaagcattttttatattaatttatttatattatcattattttcaaacaAAAATCCAGTTAAAAACTTTTATAATGGAAAGCGAGAAATGTTAAAAGCTTCACTTTCTGAAAAATTTGCGACGTCTACATCGGCCTTTATTCCCCATAAACTTAGAAGAATTGTAATTGGAATGAAAAAGggatttttaaaaaaaaagttgtTAAAAActttaatgaaaaatcgACTTTTACAACATATACCAATCAATCTGctagaaaatattatgactACTTTCCAATTTACAACACATGCTATCGCAACTACTGAATTAGCTCAAAATGCACATCGTAcatcaaaatatttgaattcTAAGAACACAAGTAACCCCGAATTTGCAAAAGCTATCTTTTCTAAAGGAGGTTTTCCACAATACGCTGATAAATTAATGGAGGAATGGTTTTCCAAAGGTTttgaagaatataaaaaagaaaaaattgattATCACAATATGGAAAATGAAGTTGACAAGGAATTAAATAAACTTGAAACATTGATACCTGGTTTAAATGGAAATCGCAATTCCAACACTCCACACCATTTGATTGAACACACAGATACAGATGCTCACAATTCATTGGATAcgcaaaataaaaatgataatacaTTGGGAAAACAACGAAttgataaattaatttataatgaaCATGACAAATGGgatcattatataaataaagagTATGTAAAGGCCTTAAGTGCATGGATagatattcataaaaaatcaaataatgTTATGGAAAATACACTTCAAGCTGCAGAAGATAGTAAATACCTTTTGGAAAATAACATAGAGGatagcatatttttttctcgAACTTTTAAACCAACTAAACAATCAGCTTTTAGAAATGTACTTAATAAAACTCTTTCTCTTGGAAAAATGCTTTTAAGAAAACCTAGTTTCAAAGTGGATCATGCATTGTGGTTTGGTGCCactataaatatgaaaaaggGATTTGCTTTATTAGAAAAGGTTAGTGAATTACATAAATTAATACGGCATGAAGATGAATCATGGTTAATTAATGAGGCTTTTATTGAAATTGTTGATCATATAATTTCAATGAGTACACCTAGTAGTATATCATTCCAAGCAGGCTATTTAAGAAATCCAGGAATGTTTCATGTTAATCCATTTTATCATTACTTACCACATGAGGAAAGATTAAAAGAATTACAGCAATATATGTGTTATGATCATTGTTCGGCATTATGGAAAATGCTATCAACATTTGCATTacatcatttaaaaaatccaGATAGTTTACAAACTTATGAAGATAAATTTTCTAAGAATTCACTAGGCAACAAAATGACTGATAAAGATTTTGTcaacaattttaaaatgatACTCGGAGGAGACGCTgcattacatttttatgataatttaCTTCCCAAATCaatgaaaaaagaattaaagTCTATGAAATATGGTGtatcattatcattttcattttcactCAAGTTAGCAAAAATGGTTTTTGGTGAAATGCAGTTACCTCATTTAAGTTACATGTTTTATGCACAAGCTCCATATTTTGGCCATTTTATTGGAAAATGGCAAAAGGAAAGGCAGCAAGGTCgattaaaagaaattttAGGGGCTATGACATTAGGCACTTTATCGACATATACTATATTAAGTGCTATGGATATAACACAACATGCTACAGATATTGGTATGGGACCTAGTACTAGCTGCTATACATCTCTTGTACCCCCACCCAAAAGTATATGTATACAACAAACTGTTAAAGCTGTATTAACTAATTCAACATTAGCATCTATGAAAAGTGTCTTTTCAGTTGGTTTATTTGCTGCAATTACACCATACATGTTTGCCCCTATGGCTGGTTTAGCTGTGTGGAGCGTATTAAAATCTCAGTTTAAAGTAGTAAATAGAATTGATATGGCACTTAAGGGagcatttaaaaatatgtggAACAAATTTATGTCATTAAAAGGTATCCGtagattaaaaaatgtattcaaaaaaataaaaacgataaagaaaaaaatgatacaaAAAACTGAAAAGAATTTAGCCGAAATACAACAGAATCCAGAAGCTGAGAAAAATCATAAAGCAGCCGTCAATGAAATCCATAATCATACAAAGGGCAATTATCATTATGTATCTTATGCTAAAATCGTAGTATAAAATAACGAAATACTTTTAAAACTAAGTAACAATAGTTTGAGCCCATAAATCAATActaaatatacaaatatatatccattttttacaCTTGGATGTATGCTGTATGTCATTTATGCACAAACACTTATGAtaatttcttctttttttgtttgttatttttgatttattttttttcgtgcaccatttttaaattttaaaattcttatgcaattaaaaaaatatatttttttttatatacatttgtATATTCCAGTGTTTTAGTTGTCCTTAATATCTTAATTTCgacttttttaaaatttagcttttttaaattttataaatatttttatcaatagtaaaaacataaaacaaaatatataatatattatgcagaaaataattaaaatatttattgttttatgCCATATATGCATTTCTTATTGTAAAATGCTTATTCCTTAGAGAGCGTATGAAACAAAAATacaatgcatatattattgcatatgcttatatttcacgtaaatataaataattttcttctacatttatattgaaacttttttaaaacacaTATTTTGCGGtttgttaataaatagTAGATATAGttttctaattttatattatatatatgaatatttattaacaaaacAAAAGCATTAATACTCAAGAGATGCTTAGCTATAGGGAGAGTTTTtagcatataaataattgaaaaaatatattttcttgaATTTgcgaatttttttttatttatctcCCTCCATGTAGAtagttttttattctttaatCGACATTCAAATTAATTTGTCATTATAATTGGATGGTAGATACAAGTAAATTTAGatttataacaaaaataatatgcatatattatttactaAAATGGAAAAAGCTAGTGACGCGAAGGACAGGGAAATCATCAAAAAGTTAACTATTGTTAAAATATCTTCCCTAATTAAGGAtggaaatatatcaaattgCAAAGAACTTATTTTAAAGAATAAAGGTATAGAAGAATGTGAAGAATTATATCAgatgaaaaatttaaataaaatcgATTTAAgccaaaataaaataaaagatttGTCAATGATTGAaatgaatttaaatttatatcatatagTATTACaagaaaatttaattgataatataaattatttaaataatataaataacttattatttttaaatttgtcaaataataagataaaattaatagacAATATATGCCAATTAAAAAATCTAAAAACGTTAATATTAGCTTATAATGAAATTGAAAAAGTTCcaaatttatcaaatttacAAAGTTTGGAAACAttgattttaaaaaataataatattgaaatatttacaaaacCCGCAAAAGAAATGataaacttaaaaaaaatatctttatcatttaataaaattagaCAATTTTGCTTTGGTTCTCACTTTTCAAACCTGCAAGAACTAAGATTAAATTcgaataaattaataaatattgatAAAGATATAATTTACATGGCTGCTTTAAAgcaattatatttacaaaataattatattatggaatcggattttttaaattatataaatgaactAAACAATATCAAAAGTATAGTCATTTCAGACAATcccttttttaaaaatatgaatatagaattattgaataattttattaaaaaatctAGAAATTTAATTACTATTAATTCTGTACCAATTCCctatgataaaaaatttgttacATTCCCATTTAATACTTCACATAATTTATCTTCCACCGAAAATTATGCCAACTctaatacaaataaaaagggTAATAACAGGAAtatgaaaacaaaaaacttttttaaagttaaaaaaaataactttcataataaatcaaaaaaaaacaattataaaaatataaaacaacaaaaataaataatatgaatatgtaGTAGTACATAAAtgtagaaaaataaaatcttTGTATTTTAAATGTACATTTGCGTATGGATACAacatatttcatatatatataataatactaatAGTTGTGGGattcacaaaaaaaatagataaatttttgtaataaattatattatatttattttaaacatACAGATTTTATTCTCttaagttttttttgtatttttttaatattatttaaaaaatggaagCTATTTGTATGCTTTGTATATTTaacattatattatttgaattttttttttgtatttaacatataatttttatattttttcacgatcattttgttaatttccttttgtttatattacaatagttacatatataaatatatgtatatattcaaaGACTAATACGCAATTGTTTCTTATATGCATATCGCATACAGCAAAAGCTATATAACCTTAAATCGTTTGAcgtttttcaaaatttataaattttttaattattataattttatattttttaattattatgtagtttatacttatatgaattacataattattaagTTAAAATTTTCTTCCACAGTTTTTATACTAACATGATGTTTTTTTCAGTTGAATTCGTggaaaaatttataaaaaattgattaCTTTTATGCAAAGCTGTAATAATGCTGCTTTCCAAAAGGGTAAACACTAAAAATAGTAGTGCCAAAGGttatacacattttttataaaagatACAAATATAGTTAGGCATactataattaataatccAATGAGTACACACTTTCTTTGCCAGTTAAAAAATAGGAAGCTTATTCAAGTTTCAGGAGAAGCTTCCTTTAAATTCCTTCAAAGTTTAACTACGaatgatttaaataaaataataaatgaaaaggattttattataaataaaattttgcctaaaaatatattatttaataaaattgaagaTGGAAAATACCAAATTAGCAACTCTAATACAaagcataaaaaattgataacTGGCTTGccttcattatttttatcaaataatgggaaaatattatttgattgtatcatatataatataaaatatatttatgatcaaaatatatttcctacattttatattgatTGCAATGCAAACACATTGAACacattattaaatatattagaaaaGAGAAAGTTATCATGTGATGTCGATTTTAAAGAGATGAATAATATTGCTGTTTATCAGCTCTTACCATGTATATCATTATTGAGTCAGAAAATTTgctataataatacaaataattctaataagcaaaatagcaaaaattataatgaagATTATGAAGATTTTCTAAATACTTGTAACGATCTCTTAGATATATCTAATAATGAAGGCgcatttttcttttctaaAGATCAAAGGCATGATTTATTGGGTTATAGAATTTATGATATAATAGATAAAGAGACAAATTTTAtcaatgaatatattaaatgtaatacaaaaaatgataaaactTTAGCAAGCTGTAAAGGAATACATACGCACAACAATAACAACATTAAAAACACTTACAgctttaaaaatgaaacatCTGATTTACTGAACAAATTTGAAAAGGAAGAAAAAGTAAAACTTACAAATACTTTGTTATATGATTTCTTTAAACTCAATTTAGGAGttattgaaaatttatatgattattatactttttttaatggtaacaaaattattagt
This DNA window, taken from Plasmodium berghei ANKA genome assembly, chromosome: 13, encodes the following:
- a CDS encoding aminomethyltransferase, putative, with product MSTHFLCQLKNRKLIQVSGEASFKFLQSLTTNDLNKIINEKDFIINKILPKNILFNKIEDGKYQISNSNTKHKKLITGLPSLFLSNNGKILFDCIIYNIKYIYDQNIFPTFYIDCNANTLNTLLNILEKRKLSCDVDFKEMNNIAVYQLLPCISLLSQKICYNNTNNSNKQNSKNYNEDYEDFLNTCNDLLDISNNEGAFFFSKDQRHDLLGYRIYDIIDKETNFINEYIKCNTKNDKTLASCKGIHTHNNNNIKNTYSFKNETSDLLNKFEKEEKVKLTNTLLYDFFKLNLGVIENLYDYYTFFNGNKIISDDGINSTNNINYNNSNNLNSLKPINSRDMFTFKDLSPFDINYDKQNYISKDKGCYIGQEVINRTRNKLLINKYKLSLCINYNYYDMLMDNQHNLDKHIYKDFSHYKYIQHINNNHLFKSSFFLLQNIMQNNKKVINYKHKHDVIIQNDDIDSDQANNMIKIGYIYFYNNVMGLCFLINKKIAHIKNNVYHHSSKIYMKSRSSDTCQRISLIHF
- a CDS encoding rhoptry neck protein 2; its protein translation is MLKATIGVILFICVNIDIISTTSKDNVVNTKFVRQKSPTYNPDKNGDVIFYMPEHESEVHGANNKSTNINLKNNPTHNINIWHNTPSGVNQGFGQFSGKLTSVNNGINTYNNQSKQLQSMNYQKDGSFGSKLEQMNIPADLYNNKNISYYSNGHNKNNAIESWGNNGNPDRNHGNNNSYGLYGNIYDKINNNVYNNSKYNNNNFNIDNNNNDNNNDKENNKTYKSYLNLYVSDNKISPIGNNGRPGHLISHFNNPNQKLEVLHGFDGLFNQNMLGTNHEGNYGLNRINIKRQGPNDKFGNYGQNLGTNKAIEYPQMINGNNMGPDNSAEHPQLVNGNNMGSDNSAGYPKLVNGNNMGSDNYAGHPQLVNGNNMGSDNYAGHPQLVNGNNMGPDNSAEHPQLVNGNNMGSDNSAGYPKLVNGNNMGSDNYAGHPQLVNGNNMGSDNYAGHPQLVNGNNMGPDNSAEHPQLVNGNNMGSENSAESPIMINGNNMGSDNSAGYPKLVNGNNMGSDNSAGYPQLVNGNNMGSDNSAESPIMINGNNMGSDNSAGYPQLVNGNNMGSDNSAESPIMINGNNMGSDNSAGYPQLVNGNNMGSDNSAESPRMINGNNSVMPYFTGNDQQIFNSISSLKPVNHEELYKNKMNPIIYNAHETKSGNKNGAPNSTYDYSSDYNSDSESNESNESNESNESNESNVYIIKNTKLENDNKDGNGNVNDTNYYKNQIDIANKNQGNGYNSENIYGDSMHSDSALSYESDLSSENKYAKEGSNDEANIFYRDNAQDRETKEKLMNSSESDKDVENPLHVKIPEENVNYHFSNYMNFDKKNILISNESELLKMIGPDFSKEVNNYCSKKSIFPSKGNYLDISFEYSKKLGKLREKIVNGLFKKRGKLVTKENNILKQIENSLKKYYVEKRQEYLNSASESSELKNDEESMLSNEYNKLLEEYICHIFSNNPGTTQFEKLYYHNLALGEIMKPIKTKYKNVAPLSIALNYEIYIVSSSNIYLFGHMLLLSLAYLSYNSYFTKGTKSFYSMETMLLANSDYSFFMYNEMCNVYYRPNKSFKKDLTFIPIELRPGRYTTYVGERKIICDTLELILNAVSLININEVYNVFHKNNVYGYENSVSFSNNAIRVFSQVCPRNMEKNIINCSFEKSTLYKGNAPENIDQKDLKKAFDLLNTFSGIESFSHNNYQNSYYIKLIMEQNLYADFYKYLFWYDNRELIKTRELSGKKKTSKYIYDQYIKTNKLLEKKFNVLSKYNLKSKGLLAFHSLIDKYSEFVKNKKIRNLYLKFVSYARHFLFMNNTMNSPNKSYLDFMNMVLEELQNETKAPLKLIVRGNYMMHLNDIAKKESIFYINLFILSLFSNKNPVKNFYNGKREMLKASLSEKFATSTSAFIPHKLRRIVIGMKKGFLKKKLLKTLMKNRLLQHIPINLLENIMTTFQFTTHAIATTELAQNAHRTSKYLNSKNTSNPEFAKAIFSKGGFPQYADKLMEEWFSKGFEEYKKEKIDYHNMENEVDKELNKLETLIPGLNGNRNSNTPHHLIEHTDTDAHNSLDTQNKNDNTLGKQRIDKLIYNEHDKWDHYINKEYVKALSAWIDIHKKSNNVMENTLQAAEDSKYLLENNIEDSIFFSRTFKPTKQSAFRNVLNKTLSLGKMLLRKPSFKVDHALWFGATINMKKGFALLEKVSELHKLIRHEDESWLINEAFIEIVDHIISMSTPSSISFQAGYLRNPGMFHVNPFYHYLPHEERLKELQQYMCYDHCSALWKMLSTFALHHLKNPDSLQTYEDKFSKNSLGNKMTDKDFVNNFKMILGGDAALHFYDNLLPKSMKKELKSMKYGVSLSFSFSLKLAKMVFGEMQLPHLSYMFYAQAPYFGHFIGKWQKERQQGRLKEILGAMTLGTLSTYTILSAMDITQHATDIGMGPSTSCYTSLVPPPKSICIQQTVKAVLTNSTLASMKSVFSVGLFAAITPYMFAPMAGLAVWSVLKSQFKVVNRIDMALKGAFKNMWNKFMSLKGIRRLKNVFKKIKTIKKKMIQKTEKNLAEIQQNPEAEKNHKAAVNEIHNHTKGNYHYVSYAKIVV
- a CDS encoding leucine-rich repeat protein; its protein translation is MEKASDAKDREIIKKLTIVKISSLIKDGNISNCKELILKNKGIEECEELYQMKNLNKIDLSQNKIKDLSMIEMNLNLYHIVLQENLIDNINYLNNINNLLFLNLSNNKIKLIDNICQLKNLKTLILAYNEIEKVPNLSNLQSLETLILKNNNIEIFTKPAKEMINLKKISLSFNKIRQFCFGSHFSNLQELRLNSNKLINIDKDIIYMAALKQLYLQNNYIMESDFLNYINELNNIKSIVISDNPFFKNMNIELLNNFIKKSRNLITINSVPIPYDKKFVTFPFNTSHNLSSTENYANSNTNKKGNNRNMKTKNFFKVKKNNFHNKSKKNNYKNIKQQK